A DNA window from Acetobacter aceti NBRC 14818 contains the following coding sequences:
- a CDS encoding MSMEG_0572/Sll0783 family nitrogen starvation response protein, with protein sequence MPKVEHAPYKDGDCFVDYENKVFEDVKAKPGEKALITFHTVANEGSVGFVNLLQATRLIRKGFETSVLLYGPGVTLGVQRGFPRLGDEAFPGHMNCNKQIAKILEEGGKVYACRFALQALYGYGEQNLIPGITPINPQDVLDIILLARRDNAFILNTWTL encoded by the coding sequence ATGCCGAAAGTCGAACACGCTCCGTACAAAGATGGCGACTGCTTCGTCGATTATGAAAACAAGGTTTTTGAGGACGTCAAAGCCAAACCCGGCGAAAAAGCCCTTATCACCTTCCACACCGTTGCCAATGAAGGCTCGGTCGGGTTCGTAAATCTTCTGCAGGCCACTCGTCTGATCCGTAAAGGTTTCGAGACGTCGGTGCTGCTGTATGGGCCGGGTGTCACCCTTGGAGTGCAGCGCGGCTTTCCCCGTCTGGGCGACGAAGCCTTTCCGGGGCACATGAACTGCAACAAGCAGATCGCGAAAATCCTTGAAGAGGGCGGTAAAGTCTATGCCTGTCGCTTCGCGCTTCAGGCTCTCTATGGCTACGGCGAGCAGAACCTGATCCCCGGCATCACGCCGATCAACCCGCAGGACGTGCTGGACATCATCCTGCTGGCCCGGCGCGACAACGCCTTCATCCTCAATACCTGGACTCTCTGA
- a CDS encoding MSMEG_0565 family glycosyltransferase yields MRLYIGILTHSTNPRGGVVHGMALAEALCDAGHDATLIAPDVIGAGFFRTPRCATRCIPAASVPDLPALVERRIGEIRDALRGQHFDVLHAQDPISANALADLVEEGQIPGFARTVHHLDRFSHPGLAARQTRGLTAATELFTVSQLWEDTLLTEYGRHAPVVGNGVDLTRFFPEPGLRDQELRARYGLPRNARLVLSVGGIEIRKNTLILLEAFEMLYREQSDLHLVIAGGASLLDHSDYRRLFDEQIQSGSLANTVTVTGTIADDDMPALYRQSSVLAYPSRTEGFGLCPLEALACGIPVVVPAAPPFTEHLHTLEAFWCQPESSETLVCALRDALSVRSPARFRVSGPATARRFDWRSVASRHLPAYRRLAALPHAGVPASGVLSSCPK; encoded by the coding sequence ATGAGACTGTACATTGGCATTCTGACTCATTCGACCAATCCGCGCGGCGGTGTGGTGCACGGCATGGCTCTGGCGGAAGCCCTGTGTGACGCGGGTCATGACGCAACGCTGATCGCACCGGACGTGATAGGAGCCGGTTTCTTCCGCACGCCCCGCTGCGCCACACGCTGCATCCCGGCCGCATCTGTGCCTGACCTGCCAGCACTGGTGGAGCGTCGTATTGGCGAGATCAGAGACGCACTGCGCGGGCAGCATTTTGACGTGCTGCATGCGCAGGACCCGATCAGCGCCAATGCGCTGGCCGATCTGGTGGAAGAGGGGCAGATACCGGGCTTTGCCCGCACGGTTCATCATCTGGACCGTTTCTCCCACCCCGGTCTCGCGGCTCGCCAGACACGGGGCCTGACGGCTGCGACCGAACTTTTCACGGTCAGTCAGCTCTGGGAGGACACGCTCCTCACCGAATACGGGCGGCATGCCCCTGTGGTGGGGAATGGTGTCGATCTGACAAGGTTTTTTCCGGAGCCCGGTCTGCGCGATCAGGAACTTCGCGCACGGTATGGGCTTCCGCGGAACGCACGTCTTGTGCTGTCGGTCGGCGGGATCGAGATTCGAAAAAACACGCTTATTCTTCTTGAAGCTTTTGAGATGCTGTATCGGGAGCAGTCCGATCTGCATCTTGTGATTGCCGGAGGCGCGTCCCTGCTGGACCATTCCGACTATCGTCGTCTTTTCGATGAGCAGATTCAGAGTGGCAGTCTGGCAAACACGGTGACTGTGACAGGTACGATTGCGGATGACGATATGCCCGCACTGTATCGGCAGTCTTCCGTGCTGGCCTATCCTTCAAGGACGGAAGGCTTCGGCCTGTGCCCGCTCGAAGCTCTGGCCTGCGGAATCCCCGTGGTGGTGCCGGCCGCACCCCCTTTCACGGAGCATCTTCATACTCTCGAGGCATTCTGGTGCCAGCCCGAGAGTTCCGAAACACTTGTCTGCGCGTTGCGCGACGCTCTGAGCGTCCGGAGCCCGGCCCGTTTCCGGGTCAGCGGCCCCGCAACGGCCCGCCGTTTCGACTGGCGCAGCGTCGCCAGTCGGCATCTCCCCGCATACCGGCGTCTCGCGGCGCTGCCGCACGCTGGCGTCCCTGCTTCAGGAGTTTTGTCATCATGCCCGAAATGA
- a CDS encoding MSMEG_0568 family radical SAM protein, with amino-acid sequence MTVPTLGTLSGRKLVTDLQSFGLQIGEDIGGIARKGGAGPSDHKTITIAGQTVMVPVYTSGAQRSPFQASPPDQSGVSTLLRDGQTLGTIHFPAAPRFYGLSTADGIPYWKIALLHGRDTLATTVHQTCIRYADRRTSCQFCAIGQSLEADRTIAYKTPAQLAEVAKAAVELDGVRDMVLTTGTPNVVDRGAAVLADSARAIKAAVDLPLQVQCEPPRDHGWFQRLRDAGADSLGMHLEAATQAVREKIMPGKATISVDRYMDAFASAVPIFGRGQVNTYILAGLGDSAEDILALAERLITLGVYPFVVPFVPISGTPLENHVPPSADFMKSVLAPLGRMLREASMKSTDIRAGCGRCGACSSLSAYEQ; translated from the coding sequence ATGACTGTACCAACACTCGGCACGCTTTCCGGTCGTAAGCTCGTCACGGATCTGCAGTCCTTCGGGCTTCAGATCGGCGAAGATATTGGCGGCATCGCTCGCAAGGGCGGAGCTGGTCCTTCGGATCACAAGACAATCACCATCGCGGGTCAGACTGTCATGGTTCCGGTCTATACATCTGGCGCGCAGCGGTCTCCGTTTCAGGCCAGTCCGCCTGACCAGAGCGGCGTCAGCACGCTGCTGCGTGACGGTCAGACGCTGGGCACAATCCATTTTCCGGCTGCCCCGCGCTTTTACGGGCTGAGCACGGCAGACGGTATTCCCTACTGGAAGATCGCGCTGTTGCATGGCCGTGACACGTTGGCGACCACGGTGCACCAGACCTGCATCCGCTACGCCGACCGGCGCACGTCCTGCCAGTTCTGCGCCATTGGCCAGTCACTGGAGGCTGATCGCACCATTGCCTACAAGACGCCAGCACAGCTGGCCGAGGTCGCCAAAGCCGCCGTGGAACTGGACGGCGTGCGCGACATGGTGCTGACCACCGGCACGCCTAACGTGGTGGACCGGGGTGCAGCCGTGCTGGCGGACTCTGCCCGCGCCATCAAGGCGGCGGTGGATCTACCGCTTCAGGTGCAATGCGAGCCGCCACGCGATCACGGCTGGTTCCAGCGTCTGCGCGATGCTGGGGCCGACAGTCTGGGGATGCATCTCGAAGCCGCTACGCAGGCGGTGCGCGAGAAGATCATGCCCGGTAAGGCGACAATCAGCGTCGATCGCTATATGGACGCTTTCGCCAGCGCTGTGCCAATCTTCGGACGTGGGCAGGTCAATACCTATATTCTGGCCGGTCTTGGCGACAGCGCCGAGGACATTCTGGCGCTGGCCGAACGGCTGATTACGCTGGGGGTGTATCCCTTTGTGGTGCCGTTCGTGCCTATCTCCGGCACCCCGCTGGAAAATCATGTTCCGCCTTCAGCCGATTTCATGAAATCCGTTCTGGCGCCGCTTGGGCGGATGTTGCGGGAAGCCAGCATGAAATCCACCGACATCCGGGCCGGATGTGGCCGGTGCGGCGCCTGTTCCTCGCTTTCGGCGTATGAACAATGA
- a CDS encoding aminotransferase-like domain-containing protein — MSAYPYLARWKAEISRSPNAIYLTIADALALSIRKGDLREGDRLPPQRTIAEYLGTNLTTVTRAFTEARRRGLIDATVGRGTFVRVGAGESHWRHTGPAVVDLTMNLPPIPQDPPLQRIIQSDITTILKQQDLNSLMSYRVTGGTLEERQLGAKWIAPVIGQRRTDEILVSPGAQSALAAIVSTHTQPGDVIVTDRIAYPGIRTIAAQFDLILVGVDSDMEGMMPDQLDRVCAEHHPRLLYCIPTIHNPTTATMSLQRRKDILKVAQHHHLHIAEDDPYSLLMDNPLPALAALDHNRVSYVATLAKTLSPGLRTAYVALPNADMTRRVTAAIRAIALTNAGLLSALTARWMQTGQAHTILHAIQKELRLRQSIARKVLGEGHCMNPDGPHVWLKLPDWWGSADFVAYARRRGLALVPSTVFAISGEPPQRARIALGSAPDAASLEESLHGVLSVLQHKRSPGFADIV, encoded by the coding sequence ATGTCCGCATACCCCTATCTCGCCCGCTGGAAAGCAGAGATCAGTCGAAGCCCGAATGCGATCTACCTGACGATCGCGGACGCACTGGCTCTTTCCATCCGCAAGGGTGATCTGCGGGAAGGAGACAGGTTGCCGCCACAGCGAACGATTGCGGAGTATCTCGGTACCAATCTGACGACTGTGACCCGAGCGTTCACCGAGGCTCGGCGGCGCGGCCTGATTGACGCGACGGTGGGCCGGGGCACGTTCGTTCGTGTCGGTGCCGGGGAGAGCCATTGGCGCCATACGGGACCAGCTGTGGTCGATCTGACCATGAATCTGCCGCCGATCCCGCAGGATCCGCCTCTGCAACGGATCATCCAGAGTGACATTACCACTATCCTGAAACAGCAGGATCTGAACAGCCTGATGTCCTATCGGGTAACGGGCGGCACTTTGGAGGAGCGCCAGCTTGGCGCAAAATGGATCGCGCCCGTCATCGGGCAGCGGCGCACGGATGAAATCCTTGTCTCACCGGGCGCCCAGAGTGCGCTTGCGGCGATTGTCAGCACGCATACCCAGCCCGGCGATGTCATTGTCACCGACCGCATCGCCTATCCCGGTATTCGGACCATCGCGGCGCAGTTTGATCTTATTCTGGTCGGTGTGGACAGCGACATGGAAGGCATGATGCCGGATCAGCTTGATCGGGTCTGCGCCGAGCATCATCCCCGACTGCTCTACTGCATCCCGACCATCCACAATCCCACCACGGCCACCATGTCCCTGCAACGGCGCAAGGACATCCTGAAGGTCGCCCAGCACCATCATCTGCATATTGCTGAAGACGATCCATACAGTCTTCTGATGGACAATCCGCTGCCTGCGTTGGCGGCCCTCGACCATAACCGTGTCAGCTACGTGGCTACTCTCGCCAAGACACTCAGTCCGGGCCTGCGCACGGCGTATGTCGCCCTGCCCAACGCGGACATGACCCGGCGCGTTACGGCGGCGATCCGGGCTATAGCTCTCACCAATGCCGGTCTGCTCAGTGCGCTCACGGCACGGTGGATGCAGACAGGGCAGGCGCATACAATTCTGCACGCTATCCAGAAGGAACTGCGTCTGCGCCAGTCGATTGCCCGGAAGGTGCTTGGGGAAGGGCACTGCATGAACCCCGACGGACCGCATGTCTGGTTAAAACTGCCGGACTGGTGGGGCAGCGCGGATTTCGTCGCCTATGCCCGCAGGCGCGGTCTGGCGCTGGTGCCCAGCACCGTTTTTGCCATCAGCGGTGAGCCCCCGCAGCGCGCACGGATCGCCTTGGGCAGTGCACCTGACGCCGCAAGCCTTGAGGAATCCCTGCATGGGGTCCTGTCAGTCCTGCAGCACAAGCGTTCTCCCGGTTTTGCCGATATTGTGTGA
- a CDS encoding lipid A deacylase LpxR family protein, with amino-acid sequence MLSRPARRLPLQKPLALLIGTALGASGFSRAHATPLQDKQGTWTIQGENDAVTTLKGTSDQYYTSGLRINWTSGTDNLPGPFAMINRTLLGEGMQRISLGVQQLIFTPSNTQTPNPSPRDRPYAGLLLGTINMINDTDLSRSVFGIQLGVMGPDALGRQLQNGFHGAIGDTSNLGWRHQLANQPIFQVQAGRTWRLPLGTIGGSNGLSFDMLPAAAARIGDYRIAGTIGDTFRFGQGLDSDFGVPTIGAGTDGTDAYKQTRPVAWYFFGGVTGNAVAYDATLEGNTLRKNSPHVNKKWDVGEIHAGVAVMFYGLRVSYSQVWQTQEFTTARSGLFNYGSLNVSAKF; translated from the coding sequence ATGCTCTCTCGTCCAGCACGCCGTCTTCCTCTTCAGAAACCTCTGGCGCTTTTGATAGGGACAGCACTGGGCGCATCAGGTTTCTCCCGGGCCCATGCGACGCCTCTTCAGGACAAGCAGGGCACCTGGACGATACAGGGCGAAAATGATGCGGTGACGACGCTGAAAGGAACCTCCGACCAGTATTATACCAGTGGTCTGAGGATTAACTGGACGTCGGGCACTGATAACCTGCCGGGCCCGTTCGCGATGATCAACAGAACGCTCCTCGGTGAGGGGATGCAGCGCATAAGTCTGGGTGTGCAGCAGCTGATCTTTACGCCAAGCAACACGCAGACTCCGAATCCCTCTCCACGTGACCGGCCCTATGCCGGGCTGCTGCTTGGCACCATCAACATGATCAACGACACGGATCTGTCGCGGAGCGTGTTTGGCATTCAGCTGGGCGTCATGGGACCGGACGCTCTGGGCAGACAGCTCCAGAACGGGTTCCATGGCGCAATCGGCGACACATCAAATCTGGGATGGCGCCATCAACTCGCCAACCAACCCATCTTTCAGGTTCAGGCAGGCCGGACCTGGCGGCTACCTCTGGGAACGATTGGCGGTTCCAACGGGCTGTCCTTTGATATGCTGCCAGCTGCAGCGGCCCGCATCGGTGATTATCGTATCGCGGGCACAATCGGCGATACGTTCCGTTTCGGTCAGGGACTCGACAGTGATTTCGGTGTTCCGACCATTGGCGCGGGAACGGACGGCACGGATGCCTACAAGCAGACGCGTCCTGTCGCGTGGTATTTTTTCGGCGGTGTGACGGGCAACGCCGTTGCCTATGATGCGACGCTGGAAGGCAACACGCTCCGGAAGAACTCACCGCATGTGAACAAGAAATGGGATGTGGGCGAAATTCATGCCGGTGTCGCCGTCATGTTTTACGGTCTGAGAGTGTCCTACAGTCAGGTGTGGCAGACACAGGAATTCACAACGGCCCGCTCTGGTCTGTTCAACTATGGCTCGCTCAACGTTTCCGCCAAATTCTGA
- a CDS encoding MSMEG_0567/Sll0786 family nitrogen starvation N-acetyltransferase, which yields MTAILEGVVDRPFIPTEYVVRLARTPWECAGYHALRREVFCREQHVFTEDDRDAIDDVAIPIIAACCMAGMPDRVVGAVRIHEAEPGIWRGSRLAVHEDHRKLGRIGAELIRMAVSTAHGLGATRFLAQVQEQNVLFFRRLHWKSLGVVTLHGLPHHDMEADLSRYPAHGLDQIWLLRPQPRIRQVA from the coding sequence ATGACCGCGATCCTCGAAGGCGTGGTAGACCGGCCGTTTATTCCGACGGAATATGTCGTGCGTCTTGCCCGCACGCCATGGGAGTGCGCTGGCTATCACGCGCTCCGTCGCGAAGTGTTCTGTCGTGAGCAGCATGTTTTTACAGAGGATGACCGCGACGCAATCGATGATGTCGCCATTCCCATCATCGCCGCCTGCTGTATGGCGGGGATGCCGGACCGGGTTGTGGGAGCGGTGCGCATCCATGAAGCTGAACCCGGCATCTGGCGTGGTTCCCGTCTGGCTGTGCATGAAGATCACCGCAAGCTGGGGCGGATAGGGGCGGAACTTATCCGGATGGCGGTCAGCACGGCGCATGGGCTTGGGGCCACGCGGTTTCTGGCTCAGGTGCAGGAGCAGAACGTGCTGTTCTTCCGCCGCCTGCACTGGAAGAGCCTCGGCGTCGTCACGCTGCATGGTCTGCCGCATCACGATATGGAGGCCGATCTGTCACGCTATCCGGCACACGGTCTGGATCAGATCTGGCTGCTGCGTCCGCAGCCCCGGATACGACAGGTGGCGTGA
- a CDS encoding MSMEG_0570 family nitrogen starvation response protein, whose translation MPEMTFRVRWPDGKETDCYSPSLVIRDHFTPGQDYPVREFLEKADTALTEASERVRARYGFPCSRALGQLHTIRQAGAPFLNQPDAQVRVLSFRS comes from the coding sequence ATGCCCGAAATGACCTTTCGCGTGCGCTGGCCCGATGGGAAGGAGACCGACTGTTACTCCCCATCGCTGGTCATAAGGGACCACTTCACGCCCGGTCAGGATTATCCGGTCCGGGAGTTTCTTGAAAAGGCGGACACGGCCCTGACGGAAGCCAGTGAGCGGGTTCGTGCGCGCTACGGCTTCCCGTGCAGCCGCGCCCTTGGTCAGCTTCACACCATTCGACAGGCCGGCGCGCCCTTTCTCAATCAACCCGATGCGCAGGTGCGCGTCCTGTCTTTCAGATCCTGA
- a CDS encoding cold-shock protein — MRSNRTDRSSRSPRRGGFDDDFMSAPSPYDRGNSSPYGGDRGGNSGGYGAPRRAAGPQVIASGPEIEATVKWFNGEKGFGFVELVDGSGDVFLHANALSQAGHDSVSPGATLQVRIGQGPKGRQVAEVISVDESTAQPERPRQPGGFGGPRQGGFGGGRSPRPAPDLSNAEDIRGIVKWYNATKGFGFITPESGGKDIFVHASALERSGVQTLNEGQSTNVKVVQGQKGPEAAEVSFD; from the coding sequence TTGAGAAGTAACAGGACCGACCGCAGCTCCCGCTCCCCCCGCCGCGGCGGATTTGACGATGATTTCATGAGCGCGCCGTCGCCATATGATCGTGGAAACTCATCTCCTTATGGTGGTGACCGCGGTGGCAACAGTGGTGGTTATGGAGCGCCCCGTCGGGCAGCAGGGCCGCAGGTGATCGCATCCGGACCGGAAATTGAAGCCACAGTGAAGTGGTTCAACGGCGAGAAAGGCTTCGGCTTTGTCGAACTCGTCGATGGTTCAGGTGACGTATTCCTCCATGCCAACGCACTTTCACAGGCAGGCCACGACAGTGTCAGCCCCGGTGCCACGCTTCAGGTTCGCATCGGACAGGGCCCCAAGGGCCGTCAGGTCGCTGAAGTGATCTCCGTTGACGAAAGCACGGCCCAGCCGGAGCGTCCGCGTCAGCCGGGTGGTTTCGGTGGCCCGCGTCAGGGCGGCTTTGGTGGTGGGCGCTCTCCGCGTCCGGCTCCCGACCTGTCCAACGCTGAAGATATCCGTGGCATCGTAAAGTGGTACAACGCCACAAAGGGCTTCGGCTTCATCACACCGGAAAGCGGCGGCAAGGACATCTTCGTTCACGCTTCCGCTTTGGAGCGCTCAGGCGTCCAGACGCTGAACGAAGGTCAGAGCACCAACGTGAAGGTTGTTCAGGGCCAGAAGGGTCCAGAGGCTGCTGAAGTTTCTTTTGACTGA
- a CDS encoding tyrosine-type recombinase/integrase, which translates to MSGNAWVIVSTMGRDSPTTGARILIILRLLAQYGISIGWLENDATVGIKPPKMNASQGIHSWSDEEIDAYERRWPSGTYQRLTFALLLYTGQTRSDAVRIGPDNIRDGMIYVRQQKTKTELFIPIHPTLQIEIDQWSGNSKTFLTGARGNALSANGFYNVFKDWCQEAGLPDNCSPHGLRKAVARRLAEAGCSPHEIAAITGHKTLSEVSRYTRAASQQKMAETSVKKLR; encoded by the coding sequence ATGTCCGGCAACGCTTGGGTGATCGTCTCTACCATGGGCAGGGATTCACCAACCACCGGGGCGCGCATACTTATTATTTTGCGCCTGCTGGCGCAGTATGGAATCAGCATCGGCTGGCTGGAGAATGATGCGACGGTTGGCATTAAGCCTCCAAAAATGAACGCCTCGCAGGGCATCCACTCATGGAGCGATGAAGAGATTGACGCATATGAGAGGAGGTGGCCATCCGGAACCTATCAACGGCTCACATTCGCACTTCTGCTTTACACTGGGCAGACGCGGTCTGACGCGGTGCGGATTGGGCCAGACAATATCCGCGATGGAATGATCTACGTCCGGCAGCAGAAGACGAAGACAGAATTGTTCATTCCCATTCATCCCACGCTGCAGATCGAGATCGACCAATGGAGCGGAAACTCAAAGACGTTTCTCACTGGGGCGCGAGGCAACGCTCTCTCGGCGAATGGTTTCTACAATGTCTTCAAAGACTGGTGCCAAGAAGCAGGGCTGCCGGATAACTGTTCGCCTCATGGGCTCAGGAAAGCGGTTGCTCGAAGGCTGGCTGAAGCAGGCTGCTCGCCGCATGAAATCGCCGCCATCACTGGACACAAAACGCTGTCAGAGGTCAGCCGATATACCCGCGCCGCGTCACAGCAAAAGATGGCCGAAACCAGCGTGAAGAAATTGCGCTGA
- a CDS encoding sll0787 family AIR synthase-like protein, translating to MMAHALTTLLNTLRNGRALVGKQDIAETAAILKPVSPDVIRLGDDCAAIPDGDGYLLLASEGFQDSFVRSMPWFAGYCGVMVNVSDIAAMGGRPVAVVDALWSDTSEAAASILTGLHEGARTYGVPVVGGHTNMRSTHNSLSVAILGRARHLLTSFDARPGEVLIAAIDLRGRWHDPHPFWDASSALCGTDGAARLRGDLELLPCIAEDGLSRAAKDISMAGLLGTALMLAECSGVGMTIALDDIPRPDDAPMARWLSAFPSYGYLLTARPEDAEAIMARFRGRDIAASVIGQCDSTQRLDVTWADEKETFWDLARTPLMGFAP from the coding sequence GTGATGGCACACGCACTCACCACACTGCTGAACACGCTCCGGAACGGTCGCGCCCTGGTGGGTAAACAGGACATCGCCGAAACTGCGGCAATCCTGAAACCTGTCAGCCCGGACGTTATCCGGCTTGGCGATGACTGCGCTGCGATCCCTGATGGTGATGGTTATCTCCTGCTGGCCAGCGAGGGCTTTCAGGACAGCTTTGTCCGCTCAATGCCATGGTTTGCCGGGTATTGTGGTGTGATGGTCAATGTCAGCGACATCGCGGCGATGGGTGGTCGTCCCGTGGCCGTGGTGGATGCGTTGTGGAGCGATACGTCCGAGGCGGCCGCGTCCATTCTGACCGGTCTGCATGAAGGTGCGCGCACCTATGGCGTGCCGGTTGTTGGCGGACACACCAACATGCGCAGCACCCATAACTCGCTGTCGGTGGCGATCCTCGGCCGTGCCCGTCATCTGCTGACCAGCTTCGATGCAAGACCGGGCGAGGTTCTGATCGCCGCCATCGACCTGCGTGGCCGCTGGCACGACCCGCATCCGTTCTGGGATGCAAGCTCCGCCCTGTGCGGCACCGACGGGGCGGCACGTCTGCGGGGTGATCTCGAACTTCTTCCGTGCATAGCCGAGGATGGGCTGAGCCGCGCCGCCAAGGACATCAGCATGGCCGGACTGCTGGGCACCGCCCTCATGCTGGCCGAATGTTCGGGCGTGGGCATGACTATCGCGCTCGATGACATTCCGCGCCCCGATGACGCGCCTATGGCGCGCTGGCTCTCCGCATTCCCCAGCTATGGCTACCTGCTCACGGCGCGCCCCGAAGATGCCGAAGCGATCATGGCCCGGTTTCGTGGGCGTGATATTGCGGCTTCTGTCATCGGGCAGTGTGACAGCACGCAGCGGCTGGATGTCACATGGGCGGACGAGAAAGAAACCTTCTGGGATCTCGCACGGACGCCGCTCATGGGGTTTGCACCATGA
- a CDS encoding Nit6803 family nitrilase — translation MSRIVRAAAIQISPVLGDDGLGTARKVCQAIRDAAEKSVKLAVFPETFVPYYPYFSFIQPAFCFGGEHLELYERAVVIPGPVTDMVAEAARDTGMVVVLGVNERDFGTLYNTQIIFDATGEILLKRRKITPTYHERMVWGQGDGAGLKVVDSAAGRIGALACWEHYNPLARYALMTQHEEIHCAQFPGSLVGQIFADQMEVTIRHHALESGCFVVNATGWLTEEQITEIARDPALEGPLRGGCFTAIVSPEGKLLGTPLTEGEGMVIADLDFALITKRKRMMDSVGHYARPELLSLLQDRRPARTVHYVGEHGAVEPIGPSNDEAKL, via the coding sequence ATGTCCCGTATCGTTCGCGCCGCAGCGATCCAGATCAGTCCCGTCCTTGGCGATGATGGTCTGGGAACTGCCCGGAAAGTCTGTCAGGCCATCCGCGATGCCGCCGAAAAAAGTGTGAAGCTTGCGGTCTTTCCTGAAACCTTCGTGCCCTATTATCCCTATTTCTCATTCATCCAGCCGGCTTTCTGTTTCGGCGGCGAACATCTGGAACTTTACGAGCGCGCCGTCGTCATTCCTGGTCCGGTCACCGACATGGTCGCCGAAGCCGCGCGTGACACCGGCATGGTCGTCGTGCTGGGTGTAAACGAGCGCGATTTCGGCACGCTTTACAACACGCAGATCATCTTTGATGCGACAGGTGAGATCCTTCTCAAACGCCGCAAGATCACGCCCACCTACCATGAGCGGATGGTCTGGGGACAGGGCGATGGCGCAGGGCTGAAAGTGGTGGACAGTGCCGCCGGTCGTATCGGCGCGCTGGCCTGCTGGGAGCATTACAACCCGCTCGCCCGCTATGCGCTGATGACCCAGCACGAGGAAATCCATTGCGCCCAGTTCCCCGGTTCGCTGGTTGGGCAGATCTTTGCCGACCAGATGGAAGTTACCATCCGGCATCATGCACTGGAGTCCGGCTGCTTTGTCGTAAACGCCACGGGCTGGCTGACGGAAGAGCAGATCACGGAGATCGCCCGCGATCCCGCGCTGGAAGGGCCGCTGCGTGGTGGGTGCTTTACGGCCATTGTCTCCCCCGAAGGGAAACTGCTCGGCACACCGCTGACAGAAGGCGAGGGGATGGTGATTGCCGATCTCGATTTCGCCCTGATCACCAAGCGCAAGCGGATGATGGACTCAGTGGGCCATTACGCACGCCCCGAGTTGCTGAGTCTGCTTCAGGACCGGCGTCCGGCGCGCACGGTGCATTATGTCGGTGAGCACGGAGCTGTTGAGCCGATTGGTCCCTCCAATGACGAGGCCAAGCTATGA